The window GCGAGCGTGCTGGCCGAGGCCGAGCGGCTGGGCTGCGACATGGCCACGTTCGTGGCCGGGCACCCCATGGGCGGCAGGGAGAAGCAGGGCCCCGGCGCCGCGCGCGCCGACCTCTTCCTGGGCCGTTCGTGGGCGCTGTGCCCCACCGGCAAGGCCGACGCGCAGGCCGTCGCCGTCGTCGCCGAGGTCGCCCGCATGTGCGGCGCGGACCCGCTGGTGCTGGACGCGGCGGCGCACGACCGGGCGGTGGCGCTGGTCTCGCACGCGCCCCACGTGGCCTCCTCGGCGGTGGCGGCCCGGCTGCTCTCGGGCGACGACGCGGCCCTGACCCTGGCGGGGCAGGGCGTGCGCGACGTCACCCGGGTGGCGGGCGGCGACCCCGCCATGTGGTCCGAGATCCTCACGCACAACGCCGCCCCGGTCGCGGAGGTCCTGCACGCGGTGGCCGCCGACCTCGCGGCGACCGCCGACGCCCTGCGCGCGCTGGCGGACCGGCCGGGGCCGGAGGAGGCGTCGGACCGCGTCCTCGCTCCGGTGCACGACCTGCTGGAGCGCGGCAGGTCCGGCCACGGCCGCATCCCCGGCAAGCACGGCACGGTACGGCTGCCCGACTACACGGTCATGCCGGTGGTCATCCCCGACGAACCCGGTGCGCTGGGCCGCCTGTTCGCCGCGGCGGCGGAGGCCGGGGTCAACATCGAGGACGTGCGCATCGAGCACACGCCCGGCCTGCCGCTGGGCGTGGCGCAGCTGCACGTGCTTCCCGAGGCGGTGGACACGCTCGCGCGGGCGCTGGCCGCCGACGGCTGGTCGGTGCACCCGGGCCTCTGAGCTTCCCGCGCACGACTGCGCGCGACTGAGCGCCAAGTACACACGGGCCACGGGTAGGGTTGGGCGTCGGCAACAGTGAACGCAAGCGGGAGTCAACGGCAGTGAGCGCGCAGGACAGCACCGAGGGCATCGTCATCGCGATCGACGGTCCCTCCGGGTCGGGCAAGTCGAGCACCTCCCGGGGCGTGGCCAGGGCGCGGGAGCTGCGGTACCTCGACACCGGCGCGATGTACCGCGCGCTGACCTGGTGGATGCTCTCCCAGGGTGTGAACGTCAACGACGCCGACGCCGTGACCGCCCTCGTCGACACCCCCGTCATCACCATGGGCACCGACCCCGACGCGCCCTCCGTGGCGGTGGACGGCCGCGACGTGGCCGCCGAGATCCGCGGCAGGGAGGTCACCACCAACGTCAGCGCGGTCTCGGCCGTGCCCGCGGCGCGCGAGCGCCTCGTGCGCACCCAGCGCGAGATCATCGCCGCCGCCAGGGCCGAGAGCGCGGGCATCGTGGTCGAGGGACGCGACATCACGACCGTCGTCGCCCCCGACGCCCCGGTCAAGCTCTTCCTGACCGCCAGCCCCGAGGCCCGCGCCCAGCGCCGCAGCAAGGAGGTCCGCAGCGCCGACGTCGCCGCCACCCAGGCCGACCTGGCCCGGCGCGACGCGCTGGACTCCAGCCGGGCGCACTCGCCCCTGCGCCAGACCGAGGACGCCACCGAACTCGACACCAGCGGGCTGACCCTGGACGAGGTCGTCGCCCTGGTGGTCAAGCTGGCCGACGAGGCCCGCGACCACTGACCCGCACGGTCGGGCGCCGCCGCGTTCCAGCGGACGGGCGTCCCCTGCCTCCGGACGCCGCGATGGGCGGGCGGTGCACCCGGCGGCCGTAACACCGGACACATTCGTCCCGACAGTCCCTTTCGGGGGAACACAACGACATCCGCGGGGGTTCCTCCCCGTGGCCAGTACACGGGCGCCGTCGGCGCCCGCGTCGATCCGCGCGACCCGGGACACCGGGGCGGGTCGGCCCTTCGCATCCCCGCGGCACGCATCCTGGGCGCGCGGGGACCCAGAACCGGGAGCAGTACATGAGTGACTTCGACATCTCCGACGTCGTCCACGGGGGGGCGGACGCCGAAGAGCCCGCCACCCTCCCCGTGGTGGCCGTGGTCGGACGCCCCAACGTGGGCAAGTCCAGCCTGGTCAACCGCATCATCGGCCGCCGCGAGGCCGTGGTGGAGGACGTGCCGGGCGTGACCCGCGACCGGGTCGCCTACGACGCCGAGTGGCAGAACACCAGGTTCACCCTGGTCGACACCGGCGGCTGGGAGACCAGCGTCAGCGGTCTGGCCGCCATGGTCGCCCGCCAGGCCGAGTACGCCGCGCAGACCGCGGACGTCATCCTGTTCGTGGTCGACGCCACGGTGGGCGTCACCGACGCCGACGCCGCCGTCACCCGCGTCCTGCGCTCGACCAAGCGCCCCGTGGTGCTGGCCGCCAACAAGGTCGACGGCAGCATGCAGGAGGCCGACGCCCTCGACCTGTGGCAGCTGGGCGTGGGCCAGCCCTTCCCCATCAGCGCCCTGCACGGCCGCGGCACCGGCGACCTGCTGGACGCGCTCGTGGCCGAGTTCCCCGAGCAGCCCCTGGGCGAGGAGGACGACGGCGAGGACGGCCCGCCGCGCATCGCTCTGCTGGGCCGCCCCAACGTGGGCAAGTCCAGCCTGCTCAACCGCCTCGCCGGTGAGGACCGGGTGGTCGTCGACGCTGTGGCGGGCACGACCCGCGACGCGGTGGACGAGCTGATCGAGCTGGGCGGGAAGACCTGGAAGTTCATCGACACCGCCGGTATCCGCCGCCGGTTCCGGGCCCTCCAGGGAGCCGACTACTACGCCACCATGCGCACCGGCACCGCCCTGGAGCGGGCCGAGGCCGCCGTGGTGCTCATGGACGTCAGCGAGCCCCTCGCCGAGCAGGACATCCGGGTCGTCGAGCAGGTCGTGGAGGCGGGCCGCGGCCTGGTCCTGGCCTTCAACAAGTGGGACATCCTGGACGAGGAGCGCCGGACCTACCTGGAGAAGGAGATCGACCGCCAGCTGGCGCGGGTCTCCTGGGCGCCGCGCGTGAACGTCTCGGCCAAGACCGGGCGCCACATGGAGAAGCTGGTCCCGGCGATCGAGACCAGCCTGAGCGGGTGGAACCAGCGCATCCCGACCGGGCAGCTCAACAACTGGCTCAAGGAGCTGGTGGCGGCCACTCCGCCGCCGGTGCGCGGCGGCAAGCAGCCCAAGATCCTGTTCGCGACGCAGGCGGGCTCGCGTCCGCCGCACTTCGTCCTGTTCACCACCGGGTTCCTGGAGGACAACTACCGCCGCTTCATCGAGCGGCGCCTGCGGGAGGACTTCGGCTTCGAGGGCTCCCCGGTGCACATCAGCATGCGCATCCGCGAGAAGAAGGGCGGCGGGGCCCAGGGCCGCGCCTCCAAGGGCAGTGTGCGTCCGGACCGCAAGCACCGCCGCCGGTAGGGCGTGCCCGGCGGGCGCGCGCCCCGCTGCGTGAGGGGCGGTGTCCGCCGGACGCGTCCCGGCCCACCGGCCCCGCCAGCCCGACCACGGCACGAGGAAGGGGGCTCCCCGCCCGGGGAGCCCCCTTCGCCGTGTTCTCGGGCCGGGGCGCGCGGCGCCCTGCCCGGTCGCGCCGCGCGCCTGGGCCCTCGCGCTCCGGGCGCTCAGGCGTCGGGGGAGGCCCAGAAGTCGCGCAGTACGCGGGCGCCCCGCTCGGGGTCCTGGAGCATCCAGTAGTGGGTGAGCCCGTCCAGCTCCTGGAACCGGGCGCCCAGGCGGCGGGCCACCTCCCGGTCCTGCTCGGGGTGTGCCATCGGGTCCCCGGTCGGGGCGAGCAGGAGCCCGGGCGCCTTGGCGGGGCCGTCGAAGTCCCGGCCCCAGTCGGCGTGGAAGTTGGGCCACGCCGAACGGTAGAGCGCCAGGACGGCCGCGCTCATCTCCTCGTCATGGCTTCGGTCGACCTCCCGGGCCAGTTCGGGGCTCATGCCGCGGGGCTGGAGGACGTCTCCGAAGGTGCCCCCGCTGCCGGGGGCGGCCCCGCGCAGCCCGGCCAGGGACTCCTCGCCCTCGGGGCTGCTCTGCCAGAGCGTGGCCGCGTCGTGCCACCGGTAGTCGGGGTGCCAGCCGTGGGCGACGTCGGAGACCCAGCTGCGGACGGGGACGTCGTAGGCGGAGACCACGCGCATGGCCAGGTGGGCGCCCCAGTCGTGGCCGACGAGGTCGATCGGCCCGCCGACGGCGCGCAGCTCCTCGGCCAGCCAGGCCGCGTAGTCCTCCTTGCCGCGCATGTGCGCCGGCCGGGGGCTGCCGAAGCCGGGCAGGCGCAGCGCCACGCTGTCCTCGGGGAGGAGCGCGCGCAGGGGGTTCCAGAGCGAGGGCGTCTCGGGGACTCCGTGGACGAACACGATGGTCATGACCACTCCTGGAGTAGAAGTTGATAATCTATCCACTTCAACGTAGCACGATAAGTCGATAACCTATCCACTTCGTGGACCGAGGAGGCCCCATGCGGGCGGACGCCGCGCGCAACAACCGCAGGATCTTCGAGGAGGCGAGCCGGGCGGTCGCCGCCGGGGAGACCGACCTCACGCTCAACGCGCTCGCCCGGCGCGCGGGCGTCGGGGTGGGGACGGTCTACCGCCTCTTCCCCACCCAGCGGGCGATGCTGGAGGCCGTGGTGGAGGACGCGGTGGCCGAACTCCGCCGCCTGGCCGCTGAAGCCGAACGCGAACCGGACCCGCGCGGCGCGCTCGACGGCTTCCTCCGGGCTGCCCTGGACGAGGCGCTCGCCCGTCCCGGCCTGTTCACGGTCCTCATCACCCTCGACGACGAGAGGGAGTCCCTGCGGCGGGCCAAGGCCGAACTGGTCGGGGCGACCTCGCGCCTGCTCGGACGCGCCCACCCGCGGCCGCCGCTGACCGGTGAGAACCTGCTGAAACTGCTGTGCGGCCTGATCCACGCGGTCAGCGAGCACCCGGCCGAACGGCGCGCCGCCGCCACCGACGCCTACCTGAGCCTGCTCCGCAACGGCCTCATGCCCGAAGGCGCCGCCTGAGCGGTGCCGCGGTCCGTTCCGTGCGCCGGTGCGGGGGACTCCGCGCGCCGTGGCGCGCTTCCGGCGGTTCCGCGGAACCCGGGGGGCCACTGCGCGCCCCCTTCCGGGCACACGGTGCCGTGGCCGCCCCGCGCGCGGACAGCGCCCCCGAGCGGGTCAGGCCTCCCCGCTCAGGCGGCGGACGTTGCCCTGCGGCGGGTGGCTCCCCGTCGTTCCCCCCTTGCGGGAGCGGGGCGGTCGGCCCCCCTCCTCCCCGGGGACGGGGATCGCGGGGGCGCCGGGCAGCGGGCGGTTCGCGCTCTCCTTCATCCGCCACACCACCACCAGCCCCACCACTCCCGCGACCATCACCAGCCACGCCGGTGCGTAGAGGTTTCCGGTGGCCTGCACCAGCGCCTCGGCGACCAGCGGGGTGGTGCCGCCGAACAGCGCCACCGACACGTTGAAGCTGATGGCCAGCGCGCCGTAGCGCACGCTGGTGGGGAAGAACGCCGGCAGCGCCGCGGGCGCGCCGCCGGAGAAGTGCACCAGGGTCACCGCCAGCACCACCATGCCCAGGGCCACCGTCCACGGGCCCCCTTGTTGCAGCAGCCAGAAGGCGGGCAGGGCCAGCACGATCGAGAACAGGCTGCCCGAGAGCAGCACGGGCCTGCGCCCCACGCGGTCGCTCAGGTGTCCGAACCCGGTCACCGCGAACAGCATCAGCACCATCGCCGCCAGCGTCAGCACCAGAGCCGTGGTGGGGCCGTACCCCAGCTCCGCCTCCAGGTAGGTGGGCATGTACGCGGTCAGGACGTAGTTGTTGACGTTGAAGACCATCACCAGGCCCACGCACAGCAGGATGTGGCGCCACTGGTCCAC is drawn from Nocardiopsis dassonvillei subsp. dassonvillei DSM 43111 and contains these coding sequences:
- a CDS encoding prephenate dehydrogenase, with product MSDSSGARGDGEQRLPVRRVTVVGTGLIGTSVALALRSRGVDVALSDPDAASLRLACDLGAGHPLEEADDPTSAPADLAVIAAPPAVIPSVLRRAQDRGLAHVYTDVASVKASVLAEAERLGCDMATFVAGHPMGGREKQGPGAARADLFLGRSWALCPTGKADAQAVAVVAEVARMCGADPLVLDAAAHDRAVALVSHAPHVASSAVAARLLSGDDAALTLAGQGVRDVTRVAGGDPAMWSEILTHNAAPVAEVLHAVAADLAATADALRALADRPGPEEASDRVLAPVHDLLERGRSGHGRIPGKHGTVRLPDYTVMPVVIPDEPGALGRLFAAAAEAGVNIEDVRIEHTPGLPLGVAQLHVLPEAVDTLARALAADGWSVHPGL
- the cmk gene encoding (d)CMP kinase, whose product is MSAQDSTEGIVIAIDGPSGSGKSSTSRGVARARELRYLDTGAMYRALTWWMLSQGVNVNDADAVTALVDTPVITMGTDPDAPSVAVDGRDVAAEIRGREVTTNVSAVSAVPAARERLVRTQREIIAAARAESAGIVVEGRDITTVVAPDAPVKLFLTASPEARAQRRSKEVRSADVAATQADLARRDALDSSRAHSPLRQTEDATELDTSGLTLDEVVALVVKLADEARDH
- the der gene encoding ribosome biogenesis GTPase Der, with protein sequence MRGGSSPWPVHGRRRRPRRSARPGTPGRVGPSHPRGTHPGRAGTQNREQYMSDFDISDVVHGGADAEEPATLPVVAVVGRPNVGKSSLVNRIIGRREAVVEDVPGVTRDRVAYDAEWQNTRFTLVDTGGWETSVSGLAAMVARQAEYAAQTADVILFVVDATVGVTDADAAVTRVLRSTKRPVVLAANKVDGSMQEADALDLWQLGVGQPFPISALHGRGTGDLLDALVAEFPEQPLGEEDDGEDGPPRIALLGRPNVGKSSLLNRLAGEDRVVVDAVAGTTRDAVDELIELGGKTWKFIDTAGIRRRFRALQGADYYATMRTGTALERAEAAVVLMDVSEPLAEQDIRVVEQVVEAGRGLVLAFNKWDILDEERRTYLEKEIDRQLARVSWAPRVNVSAKTGRHMEKLVPAIETSLSGWNQRIPTGQLNNWLKELVAATPPPVRGGKQPKILFATQAGSRPPHFVLFTTGFLEDNYRRFIERRLREDFGFEGSPVHISMRIREKKGGGAQGRASKGSVRPDRKHRRR
- a CDS encoding alpha/beta fold hydrolase, with protein sequence MTIVFVHGVPETPSLWNPLRALLPEDSVALRLPGFGSPRPAHMRGKEDYAAWLAEELRAVGGPIDLVGHDWGAHLAMRVVSAYDVPVRSWVSDVAHGWHPDYRWHDAATLWQSSPEGEESLAGLRGAAPGSGGTFGDVLQPRGMSPELAREVDRSHDEEMSAAVLALYRSAWPNFHADWGRDFDGPAKAPGLLLAPTGDPMAHPEQDREVARRLGARFQELDGLTHYWMLQDPERGARVLRDFWASPDA
- a CDS encoding TetR/AcrR family transcriptional regulator; translation: MRADAARNNRRIFEEASRAVAAGETDLTLNALARRAGVGVGTVYRLFPTQRAMLEAVVEDAVAELRRLAAEAEREPDPRGALDGFLRAALDEALARPGLFTVLITLDDERESLRRAKAELVGATSRLLGRAHPRPPLTGENLLKLLCGLIHAVSEHPAERRAAATDAYLSLLRNGLMPEGAA